Below is a window of Pseudomonas monteilii DNA.
AGGTCAGGGGTGAAGGGCTGCGGCTGATCGTGCCGCAGAAGCTCGCCGCGGGCGCAGGGCCGGCCGCCTTGCTGGACATCGACAAGAAGGGCGAGGGCAGCAGCATCAAGGTGCACGAGCGGTTGAGCAACTTCCCGCTGCGTCCGGGCGATGTACGCCAGGCAGCCACCGAGTGCATCTCGGGCACGTGACCGACGAGTCGATGTGTATCGGTCTGGCCGGGACACGCGAAAAATATTTGCCGGCCCCGATGTTCAGGGGCACAGGGAACTATCTACACTACCAGCGCCTCTATCACGGAATCGAACGAGCGCAGCCAGGCACCGTAGGGCGACCGAGGCCTCATGAGACTGCGCCGATTTCACACCGCCGAGCCCCATTAAGGACGTATATGATCAAGAAATGCTTGTTCCCGGCTGCCGGCTACGGCACACGCTTCCTGCCTGCGACCAAAGCCATGCCCAAGGAAATGCTGCCGGTGGTCAACAAGCCGCTGATCCAGTACGGCGTCGAAGAAGCACTGGATGCCGGGTTGAACGAGATCTCCATCGTCACTGGCCGCGGCAAGCGTGCCCTGGAAGACCACTTCGACATCAGCTACGAATTGGAAAACCAGATCAAGGGCACCGACAAGGAGAAGTACCTGGTGGGCATCCGTCGTCTGCTCGACGAGTGCTCGTTCTCCTACACCCGTCAGACCGAGATGAAAGGCCTGGGGCACGCGATCCTGACCGGCCGTCCGCTGATCGGTGACGAGCCGTTCGCCGTGGTCCTGGCCGACGACCTGTGCGTCAACCCGGAAGGCGATGGCGTGCTGACCCAGATGGTCAAGCTCTACAACCAGTTCCGCTGCTCGATCGTCGCCATCCAGGAAGTCGATCCGCAGGAAACCCACAAGTACGGTGTGATCGCCGGCGACATGATCCGTGACGACATCTTCCGCGTCACCAACATGGTCGAGAAGCCCAAGCCTGAAGACGCGCCATCGAACCTGGCGATCATCGGTCGCTACATCCTGACCCCCGACATCTTCGACATCATCGGCGAAGTCGAACCGGGCAAGGGCGGTGA
It encodes the following:
- a CDS encoding UTP--glucose-1-phosphate uridylyltransferase, encoding MIKKCLFPAAGYGTRFLPATKAMPKEMLPVVNKPLIQYGVEEALDAGLNEISIVTGRGKRALEDHFDISYELENQIKGTDKEKYLVGIRRLLDECSFSYTRQTEMKGLGHAILTGRPLIGDEPFAVVLADDLCVNPEGDGVLTQMVKLYNQFRCSIVAIQEVDPQETHKYGVIAGDMIRDDIFRVTNMVEKPKPEDAPSNLAIIGRYILTPDIFDIIGEVEPGKGGEIQITDALMKQAQNGCVIAYKFKGKRFDCGGAEGYIDATNFCFENYYKTGKAH